From the Lolium rigidum isolate FL_2022 chromosome 2, APGP_CSIRO_Lrig_0.1, whole genome shotgun sequence genome, one window contains:
- the LOC124687884 gene encoding disease resistance protein Pik-1-like: MKQKIVIKVEMTCDKCRSKAMALVAATVGVDSVALAGDGKDQVVVVGDGVDSVKLTSALRKKVGHAHLVQVKKEEEEKKKPAEAANVVEYTYPWHYYQYPSHAVPVYEHPAGAYGYQHRPDTWWM; this comes from the coding sequence ATGAAGCAGAAGATCGTGATCAAGGTGGAGATGACGTGCGACAAGTGCCGGTCCAAGGCCATGGCACTGGTTGCGGCGACGGTAGGGGTGGACTCGGTGGCGCTGGCCGGGGACGGCAAGGACCaggtggtggtggtcggtgaCGGCGTCGACTCCGTCAAGCTCACCAGCGCGCTGCGCAAGAAGGTCGGCCACGCGCACCTCGTGCAGgtcaagaaggaggaggaggagaagaagaagcccGCCGAAGCCGCCAATGTTGTGGAGTACACGTACCCATGGCACTACTACCAGTACCCTTCGCACGCGGTGCCGGTCTACGAGCACCCCGCCGGCGCCTACGGTTACCAGCACCGGCCGGACACCTGGTGGATGTAG